In the Aneurinibacillus soli genome, one interval contains:
- a CDS encoding PadR family transcriptional regulator: MNRHKLLPLTETMSYVMLALQEPVHGYVIMQKVEEMSGGDVRIAAGTLYGAVENLIKHELIERVETEDARRKVYVLTDKGRKILHMDMQRMQHIINVYKGGNINEEI; the protein is encoded by the coding sequence ATGAATAGACATAAATTATTGCCATTAACCGAAACAATGAGTTACGTTATGCTGGCATTGCAAGAGCCTGTACACGGCTATGTCATTATGCAAAAGGTCGAGGAAATGAGTGGCGGTGACGTACGGATTGCTGCTGGAACTTTATACGGTGCGGTTGAAAATTTAATAAAGCATGAACTGATTGAACGTGTCGAAACGGAGGATGCCCGAAGAAAAGTCTATGTTTTAACGGACAAAGGAAGAAAAATTTTACATATGGATATGCAAAGAATGCAGCATATCATCAATGTTTACAAAGGAGGAAATATAAATGAAGAAATTTAA